The genomic segment NNNNNNNNNNNNNNNNNNNNNNNNNNNNNNNNNNNNNNNNNNNNNNNNNNNNNNNNNNNNNNNNNNNNNNNNNNNNNNNNNNNNNNNNNNNNNNNNNNNNNNNNNNNNNNNNNNNNNNNNNNNNNNNNNNNNNNNNNNNNNNNNNNNNNNNNNNNNNNNNNNNNNNNNNNNNNNNNNNNNNNNNNNNNNNNNNNNNNNNNNNNNNNNNNNNNNNNNNNNNNNNNNNNNNNNNNNNNNNNNNNNNNNNNNNNNNNNNNNNNNNNNNNNNNNNNNNNNNNNNNNNNNNNNNNNNNNNNNNNNNNNNNNNNNNNNNNNNNNNNNNNNNNNNNNNNNNNNNNNNNNNNNNNNNNNNNNNNNNNNNNNNNNNNNNNNNNNNNNNNNNNNNNNNNNNNNNNNNNNNNNNNNNNNNNNNNNNNNNNNNNNNNNNNNNNNNNNNNNNNNNNNNNNNNNNNNNNNNNNNNNNNNNNNNNNNNNNNNNNNNNNNNNNNNNNNNNNNNNNNNNNNNNNNNNNNNNNNNNNNNNNNNNNNNNNNNNNNNNNNNNNNNNNNNNNNNNNNNNNNNNNNNNNNNNNNNNNNNNNNNNNNNNNNNNNNNNNNNNNNNNNNNNNNNNNNNNNNNNNNNNNNNNNNNNNNNNNNNNNNNNNNNNNNNNNNNNNNNNNNNNNNNNNNNNNNNNNNNNNNNNNNNNNNNNNNNNNNNNNNNNNNNNNNNNNNNNNNNNNNNNNNNNNNNNNNNNNNNNNNNNNNNNNNNNNNNNNNNNNNNNNNNNNNNNNNNNNNNNNNNNNNNNNNNNNNNNNNNNNNNNNNNNNNNNNNNNNNNNNNNNNNNNNNNNNNNNNNNNNNNNNNNNNNNNNNNNNNNNNNNNNNNNNNNNNNNNNNNNNNNNNNNNNNNNNNNNNNNNNNNNNNNNNNNNNNNNNNNNNNNNNNNNNNNNNNNNNNNNNNNNNNNNNNNNNNNNNNNNNNNNNNNNNNNNNNNNNNNNNNNNNNNNNNNNNNNNNNNNNNNNNNNNNNNNNNNNNNNNNNNNNcataattatgtataggtatgtatagatTTATCAAAGAACAAGATGCTTAAAAATGCTTAGGTATggaatatagtaatattatagacaatattataggtagttaatatattaatggttgtataatctatatatatatatgaagccaaaaatgtataacaattcatcaattgagAACGGCCGGACCggtttggctcaaattttttttaagatgtgcGTAATttccaggagaaggtttttacgaaggaacattttaggaaaatccaccggaaaaaaGTAGGAAattttgatgtaaaaaaaaatacaaaagtggAGCAACAATTGGTTGCAATCGGACATGGtgattgttgatttgtattattttttatgtcaatatatttatagttatatttatatatattatacttctataCTCTATGAACCGATTTCGAAAATTCTTTTACCAAACCTTCAAATTAGTAGGGACGACCTACAAAAAGAATGTTTTACTCATggccaaatgtattttataattgtttcaaataatatttggtgCACGAGTGTCTCTTACTGGTTAGAAAAAAGCTCGGTTAATgaaaccaaattattatatttctgcatatttaaCAGAATTTTACGATTGAGAAACAGATTTTGATGTTTCATAATTATGAGATTGTTTCGTGTTAGAAGATTGGTAGCAGTGAGAAAGGTTTATTCTGAAAAGGATTCAgcgaacaatattaaaaataataaataatattaaagtgaaaattatttaagaaatgtgATAAAGatctataaataagtattatataatattacaaactaccaaatattattatttgtttacaacTCTTAAactagatttattaaaatatatttttaaatttgctctatgtgaaaacaaatataaacttataagatataaaatgtaaaataataataaaaaaatgttgcaaTATATTTTGGAAACAATAATTCAACGGTAAAAGTTATGATTtgaattgtacaaatataatttttattttacttactaaagataaatcaaattataaaatctataaccAAGACGTGGATATAGCTGATGTTCTGTATGTAAAAACCTATTTAAGTTACCACGATTACATAATTGCtaataaagattaaattaattatacactttGACAAAGACTTATGCATATTCAGACGAAAATGCACgaatttcctaaaatattaacaaataatgatatttaaaatcaaaattgtgagtaaaatattaacttaaacatttaggatacaataaatttaaaaaaaatgaatgaaaataattaattactaacaaataaatttaatattataaaatctatgaCCAAGACATAAATATAGATGTTATGTATGTACAAACCTATTTAAGTTACTACGattacataataactaataaagattaaattaattatacactttGACAAAGACCTATGCATATTCAGATGAAAATGcacaaatttcataaaatattaacaaataatgatatttaaaatcaaaattgtgagtaaaatattaacttaaacatttaggatacaataaatttaaaaaaaatgaatgaaaataattaattactaacaaataaatttaatattataaaatctatgaccaaaacataaatatagatGTTATGTATGTACAAACCTATTTAAGTTACTACGattacataataactaataaagattaaattaattatacactttGACAAAGCCCTATGCATATTCAGATGAAAATGcacaaatttccaaaaatattaacaaataacagtattttaaatcaaaattgtgttataatattattataaaatattaccgtAATCATTTAGGTCTTaggatatattaaattaaagataatgaacacaaataattaattaccaacaaataaatttaatattttctattttagttttgaatttttttcacacattacatttagattttaattttacaatacattttacaacaattaaatcatatttaaatgcaTCTTGAAAATGTCTTAAAAGTAATTTGTGCCAGACATGAcgaatactatttagtatactAAAGTTCTAAACTAACCTACGTACTGTAGGTTTCgtacttgtattttatacaactatcatgaatattaattaattaatttaaataatactaatgaatGTTTACTTAAATATCAAGGATCAAGCTAATagcttacaaaatattaataaacattataactttGAGAATACTATTCTGTATACTAAGTTGacctatacattttgaaaataataaacagtaattaagaactatactatactaaaaataaattttttttttcgattttgatctttaaatttttttatttaacaatgtatttcatttttagtacAGTACTATACTGTAtgctaatgtaatttaatgttatctcttaaaattattgattaagctATGATGATTAAAACTACAATAACGATTTAAGCAAATTTAAATGCATCTGACCTagtcttaaaacaaatatatactaaaacttgaagaattttgaaaataataaacaaaattaaggaCTACTAGacatagtaaatagttttataattttaagttttagattctggaccgagcgaggaagctattggttttataatggtgtttattattttttttttttatatatcttgTATAccaaatttctaccagaaggagtgcttcgttTTCAAcataagaggctgtcagcgcactgtttgttttctctctctggcacACAcgcaacattttaattttagttctttACTACTGTATGcaactataatttaatgatatcgtgtacaataattcattaaaactaTGACATTGATTAATTCagggatataatatacattttcaactagTGTTAAAAGAATTAGTGATCAGAGCAGAAGAATACTTTTCTATATCATAAGCTAAGCTACACAATTaggaaataataaacacaaattaaagACTACGTCTATAGGAGACTCCGCTTGCAGATTACTTTCTTGAGTCTTGGATGGTTCCGGTTTCATAACATTGGTTGTAACCGGACGAGAATCTTCTGTTTCTctttcctaaaaataaaataaaataattacaacgtgaaaatttgttaaaatatctaagttTTCACTTACTTAATTTGAGGTTGATTATGGTCTTTTTCAATGTGATCAAGGCAATTGATTCAACTATCAAAGGATTTAGAACATACTTCACATCTGAAAAGTCGTTTCTGTTGCGGttcctaaattaaattaaattaaatatatataaattaagagATCAAATCAAAATTGTGTCTCATATTATTaactgcatttataataatagtaaatgagTTACATAAATCAATATTCTAAGTAATTCTTTTACAATTAAGAGGATGCCAGCTCATTTTTTCCTCCCTCACCCACAAGCAACATACcaaattgtaggtatacaataatgatCTTTATCATATTAActtctaaaattagagtgaagtTACAACATACAAAATTTGaaggtaatattatcatttaggctttttattatgatttaattttaaagcaagttatgaatatttaaggttgcacaaataatttacaatttttaaatacttatggctcgttttaaaattttaaaattcatgagatgctctagataataatcttaaattcaaatattataagaggTCATTTCTCTCTAATTTTGTCTATGtagcgcgtgggccagagagagaaaacgaatagtgcgctgacatcctcatattataccttatcttttagcaaattggatcaagatggtactttagagagaattttctcaatagttattaaatgccatgggaaaaaccaccgaaaaattacaaaaaaccgctaaaaatgggattttaatttctgacGTTTTATTTATCgtcataaaaatgaataaaaaattataatattataattcaacttacatgataaaataaataatgacaatataaaatatccagactgacaaacagtctccgctcagaatcgtttttcttatacaatgatattctatcattgaattcaagtctaatacaatccattatacaatgactcatttgtaatctactgtacagcagagcgacatccacttacctgcttttacTACTTTTACTTTTGTatgtaaacacattttaatttaatctcctacaattatttattaatcttagATGAGCATAGATTTAAAAAccttaatggaataataatttttaaattataaaacgagaacttataaatataaaatagattactAACTATTAAATAAGTTGTATAAATCTTAATCTTTGTTTTGTGCATCACCACTATTAAAAGTATTACCATTATGGATTGCAACTAACATGTCCAAGTCTCCCATTTTTTTTCCACATTCGTATTGTCTTCATCAAATTCTTTCTCAACACTATCTGGAGTTTCTTGACAGGAGCAGTAGGCtgattattgtgtttttgaatGTGATCAAGCCAATTAATTTGACTATCAAagcatttagaaaatatttcaaatctgTAAAGTTGTTTCTTCTGTTGcggtacctaaattaaataaaatatttaatataatcaaatttatataaattaagaatttaaatcaaaattgtgtctcatatttacaattaagaggatgtcaacatattattttttctcccTCATCcataaacataacaaattttaggtttacaataatgatcatatcttattaattgataaaattagagtgaaattacaacatacaaaatttgaaggtaatattatcttttaggctttttattatggtttaattttaaagcaagttatggaTATATAAGGTTGCACAaacattttacgatttttaaatacctattaatcgttttaaaatttaaaaattcatgagatactttaaataataagatataatattatctttaagatataattatcttcaaatattataagaggTAATTTCgctctaattttagaaattataatatgattatgatcattattttgaaaataaaaaaagtgtgcCAGGGAGAAAAAAATATGACTACATGCTCTTAAAAGTCTAAAATTTTTCTTATACTTACTGGAGTTAATGCTGTAGCCACTGTTAAATTAAGAATAGAATTTTCTGGCTCCTTTATGTTCCTATGAGTACGCATGtggaatctaaaattgaatttattatttattattaatgataacttaaaataatattagataatgtaCATACCGAACATGGTCAAGCTCTTTcaattggaatataatataagagctacacatgtatatttttattatgttagcGCTTTCTTGTTGTGTtggtcgttgttgttgttgttgttgttgttgttgttgctgctgctgttgtgtttttaacaattattatggaGTTTAGATCGGAGTAAATACAGCAGCAGTAGTTATAGTAGCACAAACTCCTACAAATAAAAAGACAGAAAAccattgtatcaaaaaaaaaaaatgtaattttctaaattaaaattgataattaacaTAACCATAACTAATAAaacattagtaatattattataaaatatataatatatattatacccattaCTTTATAGTAGTTATTTACTTACcaagtttaattaaacaatcaTCATCATAGTAAAGTacaaaccaaaattatatagCGTAGCCAAAAAccattagataggtacctattttagtaaaaaaaagggTGGTTTTACaaatctaaatcaaaatatgatCAAAATTTTAACCCAAGATCGCACGCACCAAACATTTTCACAACAATACACAAGAATAGTTTCTGACCGTCCATTGAACCGAGCGGGTCACCCGTGTCAAAGCATTATCTATGCTTCGGCGTACGATCATAGACATAATACAGATGGACTGCGCGTTTAGCCCTTATCATGGCAgcaattataaacttaataatatcatgtacaatgtaaataatCATGGAAAAATGTATATCTCAACAGCAACTTTCATCCATGATACTGATGATACGGACCACGGACGTATTTACATACGTATGTACGTCCGCGATACGGACATTCGGAATCAATTATGCCTTTAAGAATACCTTGgactaaaaacagtaataatgttttatccATGCTATTTTACCTCCTCAGGTCTTGTTATTATGGCTGAATTTATTGATAGCGAGTGGGGAGGAACGCGCAGTCcatctatattatgtctatgcgTGCGATGGCTTTGTATGTGATTCGTTgcgtttaatacattttttggtttgAGTGTTTCGATTCTTATGTCGATTTAATCTGTGACGTGTAGACTGTAGTACACGGTCAGTTCTATATCGGTCGGTCGCAGAACTTTTGGGTAGTTTTCGTAAGATCGTAAACACGACGGACGACTGTTTCCAACAGCTGCCAAACGAAATACCTATAGTTCAATAATTGATGCACACAATGTGGGCCAGCCGATAAGACAGCAATCACTACCAATTCTGAAACTTCATCAATTATACGGCTGACGGAAAAGCAATTTGTACAAGTATGTTTAGATTATTTAGGATTCAAGAGACTGCGGAtatgaactaaaattaaattatataggctcccaaattaaaaatgactgaTAATTTAACTCGCGACTAATACTGCCAAACACGACATACGCATTGATGATTTAACGATGGCAGTTGATGGTATCGCTGTCTCTATTGCGACTTACGCGATCAATTAAAGCTATACTTAGCGAATGATTATAGTAGAGTGTAGACTGTAAACAATCCAACGTTTCCCAACCGGTGTgcctcaatgataataaaaaacgtttttcgtaaaaatattttaaaatatttattggttttcaattatatgacGTGGCTCCCTTCGATAACTCTCGcgacgcccctgggagccgcgacgcacagtttgaatacctctgatCTAGAACATctcatgaatttttaaattttaaaacgagccaaaagtatttaaaaattgtaaattatttgtgcaaccttaaatatttataacttgctttaaaattaaatcataataaaaagcctaaatgataatattaccttCAAATTTTGTATGTTGTAacttcactctaattttagaagTTAATATGATAAAGatcattattgtatacctacaatttgGTATGTTGCTTGTGGGTGAGGGAGGAAAAAATGAGCTGGCATCCTCTTAATTGTAAAAGAATT from the Acyrthosiphon pisum isolate AL4f chromosome X, pea_aphid_22Mar2018_4r6ur, whole genome shotgun sequence genome contains:
- the LOC107884888 gene encoding uncharacterized protein LOC107884888 encodes the protein MCSSYIIFQLKELDHVRFHMRTHRNIKEPENSILNLTVATALTPVPQQKKQLYRFEIFSKCFDSQINWLDHIQKHNNQPTAPVKKLQIVLRKNLMKTIRMWKKNGRLGHVSCNP